One part of the Vicia villosa cultivar HV-30 ecotype Madison, WI linkage group LG6, Vvil1.0, whole genome shotgun sequence genome encodes these proteins:
- the LOC131614010 gene encoding uncharacterized protein LOC131614010 codes for MKLHIKEQLRNIGYPEAIDMKLPSQLVKTKDAPKKMKPTPNVNSTIRSPSYCEHVDKLFPDSPTPKSQKKFHERRSHKQTASDTDYIENSFIDEMSVFMHKYIERIVNVEGNGNCGYRAVSTLLGKGEDSHALVRHQLIQELKTHKDSYTQLYGEKDKLEAVYESLVPWLSGHTLVSKLMRFLEMGNLIAYAYDRVFIDLTHYGFSKTFFLLRTAPPRNPNDRIMCIGWLAKSSHFVQVYLKHGCPIPLTSPEWATLHDANVKTWPGLFVDRMHEFERLNNIENESNAENESSGDVSTEAS; via the exons AtgaaactccacatcaaagaACAATTGAGGAATATTGGATATCCCGAAGCGATCGACATGAAACTGCCTTCTCAACTAGTAAAGACAAAGGATGCTCCGAAGAAAATGAAGCCTACACCAAATGTCAACTCGACTATACGGTCTCCTTCTTATTGTGAGCACGTTGATAAACTTTTTCCCGATTCACCGACCCCTAAATCTCAAAAAAAGTTCCATGAAAGGAGATCGCATAAGCAAACCGCCTCCGACACCGATTACATCGAAAATTCCTTCATCGATGAGATGTcggtttttatgcacaaatacattgaGCGGATCGTCAATGTTGAGGGGAACGGTAATTGCGGTTACCGGGCCGTTTCGACTTTGCTCGGTAAAGGAGAGGATAGCCATGCGCTTGTCCGTCATCAACTTATACAAGAGTTGAAGACACATAAAGACTCTTACACGCAGTTATATGGAgagaaagataaacttgaagcGGTTTATGAATCTCTTGTTCCTTGGTTGAGCGGTCACACACTGGTTTCAAAATTGATGAGATTTTTGGAAATGGGGAATCTTATTGCATATGCATATGATAGGGTGTTCATTGACTTGACgcactacggattttcaaaaacctttttccTGCTCCGCACCGCACCACCTAGGAATCCAAATGATCGCATCATGTGTATTGGATGGCTTGCAAAATCAAGtcattttgtacaagtttacttgaaacaTGGATGCCCCATACCACTTACGTCACCAGAATGGGCGACTCTTCATGACGCAAATGTCAAGACGTGGCCGGGTCtttttgttgataggatgcacGAATTCGAAAGATTGAACAACATTGAAAATGAATCGAATGCGGAAAA CGAAAGTTCcggagatgtatctacggaagcttCTTAA
- the LOC131609279 gene encoding U-box domain-containing protein 13-like: MAKTKGFNVLHNLIHIATEISQISTFHSLIKTQCFDLSRRITFLIPLFQHLVNDAVFVPYEALVSLQEAFLSAKDLLRFCSQSSQLYMILEREKIKCKFTDLASHFEQAINEISYDKIDISEELKEQIALVASQFRRAKEHFVPPGLELYEHLLSIYNQSCDVTAESDALRLICEKLQFVSAEDIEKESLALHKVIVDGGGYYEKSLQGLSAVLRKIDDFLFKDSENKGDDCVEKRPQVLSSGDLPPQTSELCANLCCQSPVVPEEFRCPISLELMKDPVIISTGQTYERTCIRKWLDTGHQTCPITRQIVSSPILIPNHVLYNLISNWCEANGVEPPKRLESLRLYKQTSDGSSELIDLDSLMRKLISRYIEDQRCAAGELRLLAKHNSENRKLIAEAGAIPLLTDLLFTPDAGTQEHAVTALLNLSIYEENKERIMASDAVPGILYVLKNGSMEARENAAATFFNLSSVDENKMIIGASGAIQALVTLFCEGSQRGKADAASALFKLCIYQGNKGRAVKAGIVPKLIEMLTEPGGEMRGEALAILAVIASHPDGKAAIGSMNALPILAELIINGSYRNKENATSVLVYICKGDPLYLPIVASHEVINPLMELAANGSERGKRKAEQLLELLGN, translated from the exons ATGGCGAAAACCAAGGGTTTCAACGTTCTCCACAACCTCATCCACATTGCTACCGAAATCTCTCAAATCTCCACCTTCCATTCCCTCATCAAAACGCAATGCTTCGATCTCAGCCGTAGGATCACTTTCCTCATTCCCCTCTTTCAACACCTCGTCAACGACGCCGTTTTCGTTCCTTACGAAGCTCTCGTTTCGCTTCAAGAAGCTTTTCTTTCTGCTAAGGATTTGCTTCGGTTTTGTTCTCAGTCAAGCCAGCTCTACATG ATATTGGAGAGGGAGAAAATTAAGTGCAAATTCACAGATCTGGCTTCGCATTTTGAACAAGCTATAAACGAGATTTCGTATGACAAAATTGATATTTCTGAGGAGTTAAAGGAGCAG ATCGCACTTGTGGCTTCCCAGTTTCGAAGGGCCAAAGAACATTTTGTTCCACCTGGTCTGGAGCTTTATGAGCACCTGTTGTCTATCTATAATCAGAGCTGTGATGTGACTGCTGAATCTGATGCACTACGTTTAATATGTGAAAAACTACAATTTGTGAGTGCTGAAGATATCGAAAAAGAGTCACTTGCTCTTCATAAGGTGATTGTTGATGGGGgtggttattatgagaaaagcTTGCAGGGATTGTCAGCGGTGCTGAgaaaaattgatgattttttgttCAAGGATTCTGAAAATAAGGGAGATGATTGTGTTGAGAAACGCCCACAGGTGTTGTCAAGTGGGGATTTGCCTCCTCAAACTAGTGAGCTATGTGCGAACTTATGTTGTCAGTCACCGGTTGTGCCGGAGGAGTTTCGCTGCCCAATATCTCTTGAGCTAATGAAAGATCCTGTCATCATTTCGACAGGGCAG ACATATGAACGAACTTGCATTAGGAAATGGCTTGATACAGGGCATCAAACATGTCCCATCACTCGGCAGATTGTTTCGAGCCCCATTCTCATACCTAATCATGTTTTATACAACCTGATATCAAATTGGTGCGAGGCAAACGGAGTTGAACCACCTAAAAGATTAGAAAGTTTACGGCTCTACAAGCAAACATCAGATGGCTCCTCTGAATTAATAGACCTTGATTCCTTAATGAGGAAACTAATTTCCAGATACATTGAGGATCAGCGATGTGCAGCAG GAGAGCTCCGTCTTCTTGCCAAACACAATAGCGAAAATCGAAAGTTGATTGCTGAAGCTGGGGCTATACCCCTCCTCACTGATCTCCTCTTTACTCCTGATGCTGGAACCCAGGAGCATGCAGTTACCGCTCTTCTCAATCTATCTATCTACGAGGAGAACAAAGAGCGCATCATGGCTTCTGATGCTGTGCCGGGAATCCTTTACGTGCTAAAAAATGGTAGCATGGAAGCTCGGGAAAATGCAGCAGCCACCTTTTTCAACCTCTCTTCAGTAGATGAGAACAAAATGATAATCGGTGCATCTGGAGCAATCCAGGCTCTAGTTACTCTCTTCTGCGAAGGAAGTCAAAGAGGAAAGGCTGATGCTGCGTCAGCTTTATTCAAACTGTGTATATACCAAGGGAACAAAGGACGTGCTGTAAAGGCTGGTATTGTACCCAAATTGATCGAAATGTTAACAGAACCAGGTGGGGAGATGAGGGGTGAGGCATTGGCAATACTAGCTGTAATAGCTAGCCACCCGGACGGAAAAGCAGCAATTGGATCTATGAATGCTCTTCCCATTCTGGCTGAATTAATCATTAATGGATCTTACAGGAACAAAGAGAATGCGACCTCGGTGCTTGTATACATCTGTAAAGGAGATCCACTGTACCTACCGATTGTCGCTTCACATGAAGTGATCAATCCTCTCATGGAACTGGCCGCAAATGGCTCAGAAAGGGGCAAGCGGAAAGCCGAACAGCTTCTTGAGCTGTTAGGCAATTAG